The following are from one region of the Mycetohabitans rhizoxinica HKI 454 genome:
- the lon gene encoding endopeptidase La codes for MSGSQLLPTERTTLPLLPLRDVVVFPHMVIPLFVGRPKSIKALEAAMEGGKHIMLVAQKAAAKDEPTEKDLYEVGCVANILQMLKLPDGTVKVLVEGLQRAKTLSIEEQETMFSCELMPLEPDRADSAETEALRRAIVSQFDQYVKLNKKIPPEILTSLSGIDEAGRLADTIAAHLPLKLDQKQNILEMFPVIERLEHLLAQLEAEIDILQVEKRIRGRVKRQMEKSQREYYLNEQVKAIQKELGEGEDGADIEELEKRITAARMPKEAKKKADAELKKLKLMSPMSAEATVVRNYIETLIGLPWRKKSKVSNDLANAERVLDEDHFGLEKVKERILEYLAVQQRVDKVKAPILCLVGPPGVGKTSLGQSIARATNRKFVRMALGGVHDESEIRGHRRTYIGSMPGKILQSLTKVGVRNPLFLLDEVDKMGMDYRGDPSSALLEVLDPEQNHTFADHYVEVDFDLSDVMFVATSNSLNIPAPLLDRMEVIRLSGYTEEEKVNIAQRYLLPKQKRNNGLKEGEIDVTEAAIRDIIRYYTREAGVRSLEREVSKICRKVVKMLLLKKADGAITVDGGNLDTFLGVRKFDFGLAAKENQIGQVTGLAWTEVGGDLLTIEAALMPGKGNVIRTGSLGDVMKESVEAARSVVRSRSRRLGITDAAFEKKDIHIHVPEGATPKDGPSAGIAMTTALVSGLTGIPVRADVAMTGEITLRGEVLPIGGLKEKLLAAHRGGIKLVLIPEENVKDLAEIPDAVKNSIEIVPVRWIDKVLELALERMPDALPEDDAKPAPVADGQTKEAGSEVVKH; via the coding sequence ATGTCAGGAAGCCAACTTCTCCCGACTGAACGCACCACTTTGCCGCTGCTTCCGCTGCGGGATGTGGTCGTGTTCCCGCATATGGTGATACCGCTATTTGTTGGCCGCCCGAAATCGATTAAGGCCCTCGAAGCGGCAATGGAAGGCGGCAAGCACATTATGCTGGTCGCGCAAAAGGCCGCTGCGAAGGACGAACCGACCGAAAAGGACCTTTACGAGGTCGGATGTGTCGCCAATATCCTGCAAATGCTGAAGCTGCCGGACGGCACGGTGAAGGTGCTGGTCGAGGGGCTGCAGCGCGCGAAGACGTTGTCGATTGAAGAGCAGGAGACAATGTTCTCGTGCGAGTTGATGCCGCTGGAGCCAGACCGCGCCGACAGCGCGGAGACCGAGGCGCTGCGACGCGCAATCGTGTCGCAGTTTGACCAGTATGTGAAACTCAACAAGAAGATTCCCCCTGAGATCTTGACGTCGCTGTCCGGGATTGACGAGGCGGGGCGCCTGGCCGATACGATCGCTGCGCATCTGCCGCTGAAGCTGGACCAGAAGCAGAACATCCTAGAGATGTTCCCTGTCATTGAGCGCCTAGAGCACTTGCTTGCGCAACTCGAGGCCGAAATCGACATCCTGCAGGTCGAGAAGCGCATCCGTGGGCGCGTGAAGCGCCAGATGGAAAAGAGCCAGCGCGAGTATTACCTGAACGAGCAGGTCAAGGCGATCCAGAAGGAGCTTGGCGAGGGCGAGGATGGCGCTGACATCGAGGAACTCGAGAAGCGGATCACGGCTGCGCGTATGCCGAAGGAGGCAAAGAAAAAGGCGGATGCCGAGCTTAAGAAGCTGAAGCTGATGTCGCCGATGTCCGCCGAAGCCACAGTCGTGCGCAACTACATCGAGACGTTGATCGGGCTGCCGTGGCGCAAGAAGAGCAAGGTCAGCAACGACCTGGCGAATGCCGAACGCGTGCTGGACGAGGACCATTTCGGTCTCGAAAAGGTGAAAGAGCGCATCCTTGAGTATCTGGCAGTCCAGCAACGCGTGGACAAGGTGAAGGCGCCGATCCTGTGTTTGGTCGGGCCTCCCGGCGTGGGCAAGACCTCGCTTGGGCAGTCAATTGCGCGCGCAACGAATCGCAAGTTCGTGCGCATGGCGCTTGGCGGCGTGCATGACGAGAGTGAGATCCGCGGCCACCGTCGCACTTACATCGGATCGATGCCGGGCAAGATCCTGCAGAGCCTGACGAAGGTGGGTGTACGCAATCCGCTGTTCCTGCTTGATGAAGTCGACAAGATGGGGATGGACTACCGCGGCGACCCGTCGTCCGCGTTGCTCGAGGTGCTGGATCCGGAGCAGAACCACACATTCGCGGATCACTACGTCGAGGTCGATTTCGATCTGTCGGATGTGATGTTCGTCGCGACGTCGAATTCGCTGAATATTCCGGCGCCGCTGCTGGATCGGATGGAAGTGATCCGGCTGTCGGGCTACACCGAGGAGGAAAAGGTCAACATCGCACAGCGCTATCTGCTGCCTAAGCAAAAGCGCAACAATGGGCTGAAGGAAGGCGAGATCGATGTGACCGAAGCGGCGATTCGCGACATTATCCGTTACTACACGCGCGAGGCGGGTGTGCGCTCGCTCGAGCGCGAAGTGTCGAAGATCTGCCGCAAGGTCGTGAAGATGCTGCTGCTGAAGAAGGCGGACGGCGCGATCACGGTCGATGGCGGTAACCTGGATACGTTCCTGGGCGTGCGCAAGTTCGACTTCGGGCTGGCGGCAAAGGAAAACCAGATTGGCCAGGTCACGGGCCTGGCATGGACGGAAGTTGGCGGCGACTTGCTGACGATCGAGGCGGCGCTGATGCCCGGCAAGGGCAACGTGATTCGTACCGGCTCGCTCGGCGACGTGATGAAGGAATCCGTCGAGGCTGCCCGTTCGGTCGTGCGTTCGCGCTCGCGTCGGCTGGGCATCACGGATGCGGCGTTCGAGAAGAAGGACATCCACATTCACGTGCCGGAAGGCGCGACGCCGAAGGACGGTCCGTCCGCGGGCATAGCGATGACGACTGCGCTGGTGTCGGGGCTGACTGGCATCCCGGTGCGTGCCGACGTGGCGATGACCGGTGAAATCACGCTGCGTGGCGAAGTACTGCCGATCGGTGGATTGAAGGAAAAGTTGTTGGCTGCGCACCGCGGCGGCATCAAGCTCGTGCTGATTCCAGAAGAGAATGTAAAGGATCTCGCCGAGATTCCGGACGCGGTGAAGAACAGCATCGAGATCGTGCCGGTACGTTGGATCGACAAGGTGCTGGAACTGGCGCTCGAACGGATGCCGGATGCGCTGCCGGAAGACGACGCCAAGCCTGCACCGGTCGCGGATGGCCAGACGAAGGAGGCGGGCAGCGAAGTCGTCAAGCACTGA
- the clpP gene encoding ATP-dependent Clp endopeptidase proteolytic subunit ClpP — MTFRADLLNQLATHAPRDFEAQALGLVPMVVETSGRGERAYDIYSRLLKERLVFLVGEVNDQAANLVVAQLLFLESENPDKDISLYINSPGGSVSAGMAIYDTMQFIKPDVTTLCMGLAASMGAFLLAAGAKGKRIALPNARVMIHQPLGGARGQASDIEIQAREILFLKERLNNLLAQHTGQPVEQIQRDTDRDNFMSAEDAQAYGLIDQVLHKRP, encoded by the coding sequence ATGACGTTCCGCGCAGATTTGCTGAATCAACTCGCCACGCACGCGCCCCGGGATTTTGAGGCCCAGGCCCTGGGCCTTGTGCCGATGGTCGTCGAGACGAGCGGCCGGGGTGAGCGTGCCTACGATATCTACTCGCGCCTGCTCAAGGAGCGGCTGGTCTTTCTGGTGGGCGAGGTGAACGACCAGGCCGCGAATTTGGTCGTCGCTCAATTGCTGTTCCTTGAGAGCGAAAATCCAGACAAGGACATCAGCCTGTACATTAACAGCCCCGGCGGCTCAGTGTCGGCCGGCATGGCGATCTACGATACGATGCAGTTTATCAAGCCGGATGTGACCACGCTGTGTATGGGCCTGGCGGCCAGCATGGGCGCGTTCCTGCTCGCCGCTGGCGCGAAAGGCAAGCGCATTGCGCTACCTAATGCGCGCGTGATGATTCACCAGCCGCTGGGCGGCGCGCGCGGCCAGGCGTCCGATATCGAAATTCAGGCGCGCGAAATCCTGTTCCTGAAGGAGCGCCTGAACAACCTACTCGCGCAGCATACGGGGCAACCGGTTGAGCAGATCCAACGGGATACCGATCGCGACAATTTCATGTCAGCTGAGGACGCGCAGGCCTATGGGTTGATCGACCAGGTGCTGCATAAGCGTCCGTGA